One Streptomyces sp. NBC_01237 genomic region harbors:
- a CDS encoding S1 family peptidase: MFSLKSVRRRAVRTTAVGALAVAACATLMTGSAGAIVNGDDSTERYPFMATIPESAPEHGLYDGTCGASLIDRQWVLTAAHCVQGDGLVLDGIVRIGSAHRKSGGTVRAIERTVVHPGYVNGGGTAANKDDVALVRLDRPVAEKPIRIAERAARPGTPTRLLGFGTTVDTEMKFAERLQELGTRRGSDAECAPGYADRTRLCTISRVPKAMACFGDSGGPQLQKGRHGRWELVGATSGPGAPNVACSDGPGLYSNVPAYADWISKTIKRNV, from the coding sequence GTGTTCAGCTTGAAGTCGGTGCGCCGCCGCGCGGTGCGCACCACGGCCGTCGGTGCTCTCGCCGTCGCTGCCTGCGCCACCCTGATGACCGGCAGTGCCGGAGCGATCGTCAACGGTGACGATTCCACCGAGCGCTACCCGTTCATGGCGACGATCCCGGAGTCGGCCCCGGAACACGGGCTGTACGACGGTACGTGCGGGGCGTCGCTCATCGACCGGCAGTGGGTGCTGACGGCGGCCCACTGCGTCCAGGGGGACGGCCTTGTGCTGGACGGCATCGTCCGGATCGGCAGCGCGCACCGGAAGTCCGGGGGAACCGTCCGGGCCATCGAGCGGACGGTCGTCCATCCCGGCTATGTGAACGGTGGCGGGACTGCCGCCAACAAGGATGACGTCGCGCTCGTCCGCCTCGACCGCCCGGTCGCCGAGAAGCCCATCCGTATCGCCGAGCGGGCCGCGCGGCCGGGCACCCCGACCCGGCTCCTGGGATTCGGCACCACCGTCGACACCGAGATGAAGTTCGCGGAGCGGCTTCAGGAACTCGGTACGCGCAGGGGCTCCGACGCCGAGTGCGCCCCCGGCTACGCGGACCGGACCCGGTTGTGCACGATCAGCCGCGTGCCCAAGGCCATGGCGTGCTTCGGGGACTCCGGAGGGCCGCAGCTCCAGAAGGGCCGGCACGGACGCTGGGAGCTGGTGGGGGCCACATCGGGCCCCGGTGCCCCGAACGTCGCGTGCTCGGACGGGCCGGGTCTCTACAGCAACGTGCCCGCCTACGCGGACTGGATCAGCAAGACCATCAAGCGCAACGTCTGA
- a CDS encoding nuclear transport factor 2 family protein — protein sequence MQEETARSAIDTFISAFNASDDSYVTDLLSQALTSDVVFWGPLGRSEGIAAVERFVLDIRRHPAGTGTMVRCSAVDMPDEWARYQWVFTTPDGGPRLAGTDIVHLRRSLIDQVIVFAGEIEPSAS from the coding sequence ATGCAGGAAGAGACGGCACGCTCCGCGATCGACACGTTCATCTCCGCGTTCAACGCCTCGGACGACAGCTATGTGACTGACCTGCTCTCCCAGGCCCTGACCTCAGACGTGGTCTTCTGGGGGCCGTTGGGTCGCAGCGAAGGAATCGCGGCGGTCGAACGGTTCGTGCTGGACATCCGGCGCCACCCGGCGGGGACCGGCACGATGGTGCGCTGCTCAGCGGTGGACATGCCTGACGAGTGGGCCCGGTACCAGTGGGTCTTCACCACGCCGGACGGAGGCCCCCGCCTGGCGGGAACGGACATCGTCCATCTGCGGCGGAGCCTCATCGACCAGGTCATCGTCTTCGCGGGGGAGATCGAGCCGTCCGCCTCCTGA
- a CDS encoding MFS transporter — MVGDSEAVTPRTAARSGGVAGDALSRGVVMLFAVACGAAVANVYFAQPLLVTLGHDLAMSPALIGSVVTLTHIGYGLGLFFLVPLGDVADRRRIIVVQLLLLVGALAVVATAGTAGVLLAGMAAVGLLAVVTQTLVVFAASLAPPDRRGSVVGLVTSGVVIGILLARTVSGLLADLAGWRSVYLASAVLIAVLALVLHRVLPRHGDVPPTAPLRYGQLLRSTVTLFARERLLRLRAVFGLLIFAAFSTLWSSVALPLSEAPYAMSHTAIGAFGLVGAVGALAATAAGRLNDRGLSRRTTGIGLALLAASWLPLAFTRSSLWALVIGVIVLDLAVQAVHVTNQTLIYALHPDAGGRLIGGYMIFYAIGSATGAIAATSLYAAAGWGAVCALGAGISGLALLLWALTRHTEYGS; from the coding sequence ATGGTCGGCGACAGTGAGGCCGTGACACCACGGACCGCGGCACGGAGCGGGGGTGTCGCCGGGGACGCCCTGTCCCGTGGCGTGGTCATGCTGTTCGCCGTCGCGTGCGGTGCCGCGGTGGCCAACGTCTATTTCGCCCAGCCACTCCTGGTGACGCTGGGCCATGACCTCGCGATGAGCCCGGCCCTCATCGGCAGCGTCGTCACACTCACGCACATCGGATACGGGCTGGGGCTGTTCTTCCTCGTGCCGCTGGGGGACGTGGCCGACCGCCGACGGATCATCGTGGTCCAACTGCTGCTCCTGGTCGGGGCGCTGGCCGTGGTCGCCACCGCCGGGACCGCGGGCGTCCTGCTCGCGGGCATGGCCGCGGTGGGGCTGCTCGCGGTGGTCACACAGACGCTGGTGGTCTTCGCCGCGTCACTGGCCCCGCCCGACCGGCGCGGAAGCGTCGTCGGCCTGGTGACCAGCGGCGTCGTCATCGGCATCCTGCTCGCCCGCACCGTGTCCGGCCTCCTGGCCGACCTCGCGGGCTGGCGCTCCGTCTACCTCGCCTCGGCGGTGCTCATCGCGGTACTCGCCCTGGTCCTGCACCGGGTGCTGCCGCGCCACGGCGACGTACCGCCGACCGCGCCCCTGCGGTACGGGCAGCTGCTGCGTTCCACGGTCACCCTGTTCGCGCGGGAACGGCTCCTCCGGCTCCGGGCCGTGTTCGGGCTGCTGATCTTCGCCGCGTTCAGCACCCTGTGGAGCAGCGTCGCGCTACCGCTCAGCGAGGCCCCGTACGCCATGTCCCACACCGCGATCGGCGCGTTCGGGCTGGTCGGAGCCGTGGGCGCGCTCGCCGCGACGGCGGCGGGCCGACTGAACGACCGGGGGCTCTCCCGGCGGACCACAGGCATCGGCCTGGCACTGCTCGCCGCCTCGTGGCTACCCCTGGCCTTCACCCGCAGTTCGCTCTGGGCGCTGGTCATCGGCGTGATCGTCCTCGACCTGGCCGTACAGGCGGTCCATGTCACCAACCAGACCCTGATCTACGCCCTGCACCCGGACGCGGGAGGGCGGCTGATCGGCGGATACATGATCTTCTACGCGATCGGCAGCGCCACCGGCGCCATCGCCGCGACCTCCCTGTACGCGGCGGCCGGCTGGGGAGCCGTATGCGCACTGGGCGCCGGGATCAGCGGCCTCGCGCTCCTGCTGTGGGCGCTCACACGGCACACGGAGTACGGGAGCTGA
- a CDS encoding winged helix-turn-helix transcriptional regulator: protein MVNRTRFDDSDCPVARSVDAIGDWWSLLIVRDAFDGSRRFGEFQRSLGVAKNILTTRLRSLVAGGVLESVPASDGSAYREYVLTPKGKSLFPVIVALRQWGEQSFFAPGEPHSELVDRQQGNRLRPLEVRSEDGRLLSPDDTTVHKLAAR, encoded by the coding sequence ATGGTGAACAGGACGCGCTTCGATGACAGCGACTGCCCCGTCGCGCGATCGGTCGACGCGATCGGTGACTGGTGGTCCCTGCTGATCGTGCGGGACGCCTTCGACGGGAGCCGCCGCTTCGGGGAGTTCCAGCGCAGCCTCGGCGTGGCGAAGAACATCCTCACCACGCGCCTGCGCTCCCTGGTCGCCGGTGGTGTCCTCGAATCCGTCCCCGCCTCCGACGGCAGCGCCTACCGCGAGTACGTGCTGACCCCGAAGGGGAAGTCCCTCTTCCCCGTCATCGTGGCGCTGCGGCAATGGGGCGAACAGAGCTTCTTCGCGCCCGGCGAACCGCATTCGGAGCTGGTCGACCGGCAGCAGGGGAACCGCCTTCGCCCGCTGGAGGTCCGGTCGGAGGACGGGCGGCTGCTCAGCCCCGACGACACCACCGTCCACAAGCTCGCCGCCCGGTGA
- a CDS encoding NAD(P)-dependent oxidoreductase, translating into MTDHLTVSVLGTGIMGAAMARNLTRSGHTVRAWNRTRAKAEPLAADGAYIADTPADAVEGADVVLTMLHDGPAALDVVRRAAPALRPGAAWVQSTTAGVEAVRELADYAREQGLVFYDAPVLGTREPAEAGQLVVLAAGPAGGRAAVTPVFDAVGARTVWTGEDGAEGSATRLKLVANSWVLAATNAAGEVLALYKVLGVDPESFFGLIEGGPLDMGYLRAKSALVLEDRLSPASFAVSTAEKDARLIVRAGQQYGIRLDVAEASAERFARAAAQGHGDEDMAAAYFASFEEPRTD; encoded by the coding sequence ATGACCGATCACCTCACCGTGAGCGTCCTGGGCACCGGGATCATGGGGGCCGCGATGGCCCGTAACCTGACCCGCTCCGGACACACCGTCCGCGCGTGGAACCGCACCCGGGCCAAGGCCGAACCGCTGGCCGCCGACGGCGCGTACATCGCCGACACCCCCGCCGACGCCGTCGAGGGCGCCGATGTTGTCCTCACCATGCTCCACGACGGCCCCGCCGCTCTCGACGTCGTGCGCCGGGCCGCGCCCGCGCTCCGGCCCGGCGCCGCCTGGGTGCAGTCCACGACCGCCGGGGTCGAGGCCGTGCGCGAGCTGGCCGACTACGCCCGGGAACAGGGGCTGGTCTTCTACGACGCACCCGTTCTCGGTACCCGGGAGCCCGCGGAGGCCGGGCAGCTGGTGGTCCTGGCCGCAGGGCCGGCCGGGGGCCGCGCTGCCGTGACGCCCGTGTTCGACGCCGTCGGCGCCCGTACCGTGTGGACCGGCGAGGACGGTGCGGAGGGCAGTGCCACCCGCCTCAAGCTCGTCGCCAACAGCTGGGTCCTCGCCGCCACCAACGCGGCCGGTGAGGTCCTGGCCCTGTACAAGGTCCTCGGCGTGGATCCGGAGAGCTTCTTCGGTCTCATCGAGGGCGGCCCGCTCGACATGGGCTATCTGCGCGCCAAGTCCGCGCTCGTCCTGGAGGACCGGCTGTCACCGGCGTCCTTCGCGGTCTCCACCGCCGAGAAGGACGCCCGGCTGATCGTCCGGGCCGGTCAGCAGTACGGCATCCGTCTCGACGTGGCCGAGGCGAGCGCCGAACGCTTCGCCCGCGCTGCGGCCCAGGGCCATGGCGACGAGGACATGGCCGCCGCCTATTTCGCGAGCTTCGAGGAGCCCCGGACCGACTGA
- a CDS encoding TetR/AcrR family transcriptional regulator: MTAPVRGRIDKRQAILEGAFTVFARRGYDQAGVQEIADEAGVAKPTVYNHLHDKATLFRHAMETESQVALGKRLAALEPLLEPGDDLRATLRTVALELLRLHCDDRACALRRLLHSEIARFPETLDIVSASGPHRINEALADRMARLMLSGRLRSTDPDLAAEQFMALLTGSMEARSRMGTRTIGEDELRSVAHASVDTFLRASAPAG, from the coding sequence ATGACAGCCCCAGTACGCGGACGGATCGACAAGCGGCAGGCGATCCTGGAAGGCGCGTTCACCGTCTTCGCCCGCCGGGGTTACGACCAGGCGGGCGTCCAGGAGATCGCCGACGAGGCGGGGGTGGCCAAGCCCACGGTGTACAACCACCTCCACGACAAGGCCACGCTCTTCCGCCACGCCATGGAGACCGAGTCGCAGGTCGCCCTGGGCAAGCGCCTCGCCGCGCTCGAACCGCTGCTGGAGCCGGGGGACGACCTGCGCGCCACCCTGCGGACTGTGGCGCTCGAACTGCTCAGGCTCCACTGCGACGACCGGGCCTGCGCCCTGCGTCGGCTGCTGCACTCGGAGATCGCCCGCTTCCCCGAGACCCTCGACATCGTCAGCGCGAGCGGACCCCACCGCATCAATGAGGCCCTGGCCGACCGGATGGCCCGGCTGATGCTGAGCGGGCGGCTGCGCTCCACCGACCCCGACCTGGCCGCCGAGCAGTTCATGGCGCTGCTGACCGGCTCGATGGAGGCCCGGTCCCGGATGGGTACGCGCACCATCGGCGAGGACGAGCTGCGGAGCGTGGCGCACGCCTCCGTCGACACCTTCCTCCGGGCGTCCGCACCGGCCGGCTGA
- a CDS encoding NAD(P)/FAD-dependent oxidoreductase, translating into MNNKKQRYDVVVVGGGAAGLGGALALSRARRSVLVIDKGEPRNAPASHAHNYLGREGIAPSELLAIGRDEVAGYGGEIVRGGVVSAERLPGDEGFRVVAEDGSTVVARRLLVTTGLVDELPPVPGLAERWGREVLHCPYCHGWEVGDRPIGVLSAGPLAVHQALMWRQWSEDVTLFRHTGPEPTDEEYEQLAARGIAVVDGEVTGLEITEDRLTGIRLAGGRVVPREALVVQARFTARSAVLESLGLVPVVQEAAGSVIGSYIEVDPTGATEVPGVRAAGNVTNLMEQVIGAANAGLRAAIAINAELIADDTRLAVEARRAR; encoded by the coding sequence ATGAACAACAAGAAGCAGCGGTACGACGTGGTGGTCGTCGGTGGCGGGGCGGCCGGGCTGGGCGGGGCTCTCGCGCTGTCGCGGGCCCGGCGTTCGGTGCTGGTGATCGACAAGGGAGAGCCGCGCAACGCACCCGCGTCCCATGCGCACAACTACCTCGGCCGTGAGGGCATCGCGCCTTCGGAACTGCTGGCGATCGGCCGCGACGAGGTGGCCGGGTACGGGGGCGAGATCGTCAGGGGCGGCGTCGTATCGGCCGAGCGGCTGCCGGGGGACGAGGGTTTCCGGGTCGTGGCGGAGGACGGTTCCACCGTGGTGGCCCGCCGGCTGCTCGTGACGACCGGTCTCGTCGACGAGCTGCCGCCGGTGCCGGGACTGGCCGAACGGTGGGGGCGTGAGGTGCTGCACTGCCCGTACTGCCACGGCTGGGAGGTCGGGGACCGCCCGATCGGCGTGCTGTCGGCCGGACCGCTCGCCGTGCACCAGGCGCTGATGTGGCGGCAGTGGAGCGAGGACGTCACCCTCTTCCGCCACACCGGTCCCGAGCCCACCGACGAGGAGTACGAGCAGCTCGCCGCGCGGGGGATCGCCGTGGTCGACGGCGAGGTGACCGGCCTGGAGATCACGGAGGACCGGCTCACCGGAATCCGGCTGGCCGGGGGCCGGGTGGTCCCGCGCGAGGCCCTGGTGGTCCAGGCCCGCTTCACCGCCAGGTCCGCCGTACTGGAGAGCCTGGGGCTGGTCCCGGTCGTACAGGAGGCGGCCGGGAGTGTGATCGGTTCGTACATCGAGGTCGACCCGACGGGGGCGACGGAGGTCCCCGGTGTCCGGGCGGCCGGCAACGTCACCAACCTGATGGAGCAGGTGATCGGCGCGGCCAACGCGGGACTGCGGGCGGCCATCGCGATCAACGCCGAGCTGATCGCCGACGACACCCGGCTCGCGGTCGAGGCACGCCGGGCGCGGTAG
- a CDS encoding glycosyl hydrolase, with amino-acid sequence MRLRPRQRQRQRPRRRLMGTAMAVTLPLLLGLLAPGSGPAFATGTGGAASDSATAVFGRALETGRATVDASPGSDEPSANVRTYGDRDCWEIGPGRPNQYLNVTLDTGLKHDGKNFAGVDIEYFDGPDAKFALVYDAVSNPWRTSRIINTTGTNVWKTAHFYLPDGAFTGGQHGRDMRIATWAQDMGSSGRPVCFARYALTPSLVDTDDVQVEVTTPGNLFDPGEKATFGVLATRDRTVPWSVRDYRGRTVGGGRAAIDPTTGRGSVDVGELPLGYYTLTLRGSAADGAPVSRTAGFAVQHPGPDPRRTTDSFFGVNHHHRSAPDDAWDDSTALAARAGIDALRVDSAYWGSIERPKGTYQWPAATERVTADFGTRGQNGLMLLGLGNGDYGGIPSTPEAYEAFGRYSGKVAEQAGGRIESLEVWNEYYGGFSSGVCSQSAKCYAKLLAAAYPAVKAADPKITLVGASSFKVPLDWFEELFSLGALKHMDAVSVHPYRAPGAPEGVGLDVAGLKRLMRQYNDGKELPVWITEQGWTSADRDGIGVSEQTQAQATARALLEAKAAGVARYYWYDLINDGNGPSNGEQNFGLLRRSGPEATGLNPKPAYLAYATAARELTGATFTGRLRTGDAGPHAYRFASAPGSPGAGSTTTVLWSSDRTGEPVRIRATKPVTVVDMLGGERVLEPVGGWVHLTATGDPLYLRAPVSRIEKSPLLSLSTPRDIVAGTDVPVTATVDNRAAGGHGSTSARRTAVFEVEGERVTVTAAPGRRASAVLKVPAGATPGSRVLAASVTVDGKRAGALAAGTEVVAEPVTVDVSPDMSVAHGSRTDRLAVTVTNHSPDRPVTVTGIDWSFGDRSGRIEGAGSGSAEAGSGGNRSTGSAGGGSDRHRVPPLGSRTFRTEVDGASAYAVQPVAVTARLADGRTARDSDSFGFSPVTRATPRLVGGELTGLRGVPKVDLSEVGSYKGIDASAADGDMWATWDDKNLYVSAVVREKDYRAPEKVAWLPAGDSIGIGVQPGKPGDGLGRWGADWYMLYAGDTTREGPGVFVESLPKDYPVGAVDGADVRVSRDAAAGTTTYLVAVPWKRIAPLSPADPSFSLTLTVNKNDGVQRDKYRSLGLRGWQTWGDGLNNWKLVRYQQVRLTR; translated from the coding sequence ATGCGACTTCGACCACGGCAACGGCAACGGCAGAGACCGCGGCGTCGGCTGATGGGGACGGCGATGGCGGTGACGCTGCCCCTGCTCCTCGGCCTCCTCGCCCCCGGCTCCGGCCCCGCCTTCGCCACGGGCACGGGCGGCGCCGCCTCCGACTCGGCCACGGCCGTGTTCGGGCGCGCGCTGGAGACCGGCCGCGCCACCGTCGACGCCTCCCCCGGCAGCGACGAGCCGAGCGCCAACGTCAGGACCTACGGCGACCGGGACTGCTGGGAGATCGGGCCGGGCCGCCCCAACCAGTACCTCAACGTCACCCTGGACACCGGTCTGAAGCACGACGGCAAGAACTTCGCGGGCGTCGACATCGAGTACTTCGACGGCCCGGACGCCAAGTTCGCGCTGGTCTACGACGCCGTCTCGAACCCCTGGCGCACCTCGCGGATCATCAACACCACCGGCACCAACGTCTGGAAGACCGCGCACTTCTACCTCCCGGACGGGGCGTTCACCGGCGGCCAGCACGGCCGTGACATGCGCATCGCCACCTGGGCGCAGGACATGGGCTCCAGCGGCAGACCGGTCTGCTTCGCCCGCTACGCCCTCACCCCCTCCCTCGTCGACACCGACGACGTCCAGGTCGAGGTGACCACCCCGGGCAATCTCTTCGACCCGGGCGAGAAGGCCACCTTCGGGGTCCTCGCCACCCGCGACCGCACCGTCCCCTGGAGCGTCCGCGACTACCGGGGCCGCACCGTGGGCGGCGGCAGGGCCGCCATCGACCCCACCACCGGCAGGGGTTCGGTGGACGTCGGTGAACTTCCGCTCGGCTACTACACGTTGACCCTGCGGGGCAGCGCGGCCGACGGCGCCCCCGTCTCCCGTACCGCGGGCTTCGCCGTGCAGCACCCCGGCCCTGACCCGAGGCGGACCACCGACTCCTTCTTCGGCGTCAACCACCACCACCGCTCCGCCCCGGACGACGCCTGGGACGACTCCACCGCGCTCGCGGCCCGGGCCGGCATCGACGCCCTGCGGGTCGACTCCGCCTACTGGGGCTCCATCGAACGGCCCAAGGGCACGTACCAGTGGCCCGCGGCCACCGAGCGCGTCACCGCGGACTTCGGCACACGCGGCCAGAACGGTCTGATGCTGCTGGGCCTGGGCAACGGCGACTACGGCGGCATCCCCAGCACCCCCGAGGCGTACGAAGCGTTCGGCAGGTACTCCGGGAAGGTCGCCGAGCAGGCCGGGGGCCGCATCGAGTCGCTGGAGGTCTGGAACGAGTACTACGGCGGCTTCTCCAGCGGAGTGTGCTCGCAGAGCGCGAAGTGCTACGCCAAGCTGCTCGCCGCCGCGTACCCGGCCGTCAAGGCCGCCGACCCGAAGATCACCCTGGTCGGCGCCTCGTCCTTCAAGGTGCCGCTGGACTGGTTCGAGGAGCTGTTCAGCCTCGGCGCGCTGAAACACATGGACGCGGTGTCCGTCCACCCCTACCGCGCACCCGGTGCGCCCGAGGGCGTCGGACTCGACGTCGCGGGCCTGAAGCGGCTGATGCGCCAGTACAACGACGGCAAGGAGCTCCCGGTCTGGATCACCGAGCAGGGCTGGACCTCGGCCGACCGGGACGGCATCGGCGTCAGCGAGCAGACCCAGGCGCAGGCCACCGCCCGCGCCCTGCTGGAGGCCAAGGCCGCGGGCGTCGCCCGCTACTACTGGTACGACCTGATCAACGACGGCAACGGGCCCAGCAACGGGGAGCAAAACTTCGGCCTGCTGCGCCGCAGCGGGCCCGAGGCCACCGGGCTCAATCCGAAGCCCGCCTACCTCGCCTACGCGACCGCCGCCCGTGAGCTCACCGGGGCGACGTTCACCGGGCGGCTGCGCACCGGCGACGCCGGCCCGCACGCGTACCGCTTCGCCTCCGCTCCCGGCTCGCCCGGCGCGGGCTCGACGACCACGGTGCTGTGGAGCAGCGACCGCACCGGCGAACCGGTCCGGATACGGGCCACGAAGCCGGTCACGGTGGTGGACATGCTCGGCGGCGAGCGGGTGCTGGAGCCGGTCGGCGGCTGGGTCCATCTGACGGCCACCGGCGATCCCCTCTATCTGCGGGCCCCGGTGAGCAGGATCGAGAAGTCGCCGTTGCTGTCACTGTCCACGCCACGCGACATCGTGGCGGGCACCGACGTTCCGGTGACCGCGACCGTCGACAACCGTGCGGCGGGCGGCCACGGCAGCACGTCGGCCCGGCGCACCGCCGTCTTCGAGGTCGAGGGCGAGCGGGTCACCGTCACAGCGGCCCCCGGCCGCCGCGCGAGTGCCGTGCTGAAGGTCCCGGCCGGAGCGACACCCGGCAGCCGCGTCCTTGCGGCATCCGTGACCGTGGACGGGAAGCGGGCCGGAGCGCTCGCGGCCGGGACCGAGGTGGTGGCGGAGCCGGTGACGGTCGATGTGTCGCCGGACATGTCGGTGGCGCACGGCAGCCGCACCGACCGGCTCGCGGTGACCGTCACCAACCACTCGCCGGACAGGCCGGTCACGGTGACCGGTATCGACTGGTCCTTCGGCGACCGCAGCGGACGGATCGAAGGCGCGGGAAGCGGCAGCGCGGAGGCCGGAAGCGGCGGAAACAGGAGCACCGGAAGCGCGGGCGGCGGAAGCGACAGGCACCGCGTCCCGCCGCTCGGCAGCCGCACCTTCCGTACGGAGGTAGACGGGGCGTCCGCGTACGCCGTACAGCCGGTGGCGGTGACGGCGCGGCTCGCGGACGGGCGGACCGCCCGCGACAGCGACTCCTTCGGCTTCAGCCCGGTCACCCGGGCCACCCCGCGCCTGGTGGGCGGAGAGCTCACCGGTCTGCGGGGCGTCCCGAAGGTGGACCTGTCCGAGGTCGGCTCGTACAAGGGGATCGACGCCTCCGCCGCCGACGGCGACATGTGGGCGACCTGGGACGACAAGAACCTCTATGTGTCCGCCGTGGTCCGGGAGAAGGACTACCGGGCCCCGGAGAAGGTGGCCTGGCTGCCCGCCGGGGACAGCATCGGCATCGGCGTACAGCCCGGAAAGCCCGGCGACGGGCTGGGTCGCTGGGGTGCCGACTGGTACATGCTCTACGCCGGTGACACCACGCGGGAGGGCCCGGGGGTCTTCGTCGAGTCCCTGCCGAAGGACTACCCGGTGGGCGCCGTGGACGGCGCGGACGTACGGGTGTCCCGCGACGCGGCGGCCGGGACGACGACCTATCTCGTCGCGGTGCCGTGGAAGCGGATCGCTCCGCTGTCGCCCGCCGACCCGTCGTTCTCGCTCACGCTCACGGTCAACAAGAACGACGGTGTACAGCGGGACAAGTACCGCTCGCTCGGTCTGCGCGGCTGGCAGACCTGGGGCGACGGGCTCAACAACTGGAAGCTCGTGCGCTATCAGCAGGTGCGGCTGACCCGCTGA
- a CDS encoding LacI family DNA-binding transcriptional regulator — translation MSERSSVTLSDVAAVAGVSLSTASRALNGGGRISAATRARIAEVARRLDFRPNALAQSFALGRSRTIGILAYNARGAFTEPVLVGAVAHLGGREQACLLYDTGFDPDAMAGSVRRLLARRVDGLLVLGDGFQSQLRSVTGDFTVPVVYAHGLTDRAADSCYVPDGEMAGRLAGEHLLSLGRRRIAHITAEHHDAAAAGRERGLLTTLAEAGLPAAGDTLRGDWSRASGAAACRRLIESGTPFDAVFCGNDQIALGVESVLLEAGRRVPDDVALVGVDNWETVISGQGTRHLTTVDTGLAGLGAAAAAQVADGRDDPGPHAHPCELVVGATTGGGRPGD, via the coding sequence ATGTCGGAACGGAGCAGTGTCACGTTGAGCGATGTCGCGGCGGTCGCCGGAGTGTCGCTCTCGACCGCGTCGAGGGCGCTGAACGGCGGCGGGCGGATCTCCGCGGCGACCCGCGCCCGTATCGCGGAGGTCGCCCGCCGCCTGGACTTCCGCCCCAATGCGCTGGCCCAGTCGTTCGCGCTGGGGCGCAGCCGCACGATCGGCATCCTCGCGTACAACGCGCGGGGCGCGTTCACCGAACCCGTGCTGGTCGGGGCGGTGGCGCACCTGGGCGGCCGGGAGCAGGCCTGCCTGCTCTACGACACCGGCTTCGACCCGGACGCGATGGCCGGGAGCGTGCGCAGGCTGCTGGCCCGCCGGGTCGACGGCCTGCTGGTCCTGGGCGACGGGTTCCAGTCCCAACTGCGTTCCGTCACGGGTGACTTCACCGTTCCGGTGGTGTACGCGCACGGCCTCACGGACCGTGCGGCCGACTCCTGCTACGTACCGGACGGCGAGATGGCGGGGCGGCTGGCCGGTGAGCATCTGCTGTCCCTCGGCAGGCGGCGCATCGCGCACATCACCGCCGAGCACCACGACGCCGCGGCGGCCGGACGGGAACGGGGTCTGCTCACCACGCTGGCCGAGGCGGGGCTGCCCGCCGCGGGCGACACGCTCCGGGGCGACTGGAGCCGGGCCTCGGGGGCTGCGGCCTGCCGTCGGCTGATCGAATCCGGCACCCCGTTCGATGCCGTCTTCTGCGGCAACGACCAGATCGCGCTCGGCGTGGAGTCCGTTCTGCTGGAGGCCGGCAGGCGTGTCCCGGACGATGTCGCGCTGGTCGGGGTGGACAACTGGGAGACGGTGATCAGCGGCCAGGGCACACGGCACCTGACCACCGTCGACACCGGGCTGGCCGGTCTGGGTGCCGCCGCGGCGGCCCAGGTGGCCGACGGGCGCGACGACCCCGGGCCGCATGCCCACCCGTGCGAGCTGGTGGTCGGCGCGACGACGGGCGGAGGCAGACCGGGGGACTGA
- a CDS encoding YceI family protein: MALFNRKSTTAPSTTETPAVDPALAALTGDYTIDPAHSSIGFTVRHAMVTNVRGTFVEHEGALKLDGADPSNSAASIDVRIASVNTGIADRDGHLVSGDFFDAEKFPLMTFRSTGAAQLGGDKYRVTGDLTIKDVTRPLAIDLEFNGSATDVYGNERVGFEGSADILRSDWGLTWNAALETGGVMVADKVKLNFDISAIKAAA; the protein is encoded by the coding sequence ATGGCTCTGTTCAACCGCAAGTCCACCACCGCCCCGTCCACCACCGAGACCCCCGCTGTTGACCCTGCACTGGCCGCCCTGACCGGCGACTACACGATCGACCCGGCCCACAGCAGCATCGGCTTCACCGTGCGTCACGCCATGGTCACCAACGTGCGCGGCACCTTCGTGGAGCACGAGGGCGCCCTGAAGCTGGACGGTGCCGACCCCTCGAACTCCGCCGCCTCGATCGACGTGAGGATCGCCAGCGTCAACACCGGCATCGCCGACCGCGACGGACACCTGGTCAGCGGCGACTTCTTCGACGCCGAGAAGTTCCCCCTCATGACGTTCCGCTCCACGGGGGCGGCGCAGCTGGGCGGCGACAAGTACCGGGTGACCGGTGACCTCACCATCAAGGACGTCACGCGCCCGCTCGCCATCGACCTGGAGTTCAACGGCTCCGCCACGGACGTCTACGGCAACGAGCGCGTCGGCTTCGAGGGCAGCGCGGACATCCTCCGCTCCGACTGGGGCCTGACCTGGAACGCGGCTCTGGAGACCGGCGGCGTGATGGTGGCCGACAAGGTCAAGCTGAACTTCGACATCTCCGCGATCAAGGCCGCCGCCTGA